The Buchnera aphidicola (Formosaphis micheliae) nucleotide sequence TACCAAATTGGTATCAAATAAAAAAAATTATAAAACAATGGAAACCAAAATATATTATAGTAGGATTGCCTTTAAACATTGACGGCACTAATCAAAATATAACCATAAAAGCTAGGAAATTTGCTAAATCACTTCAAAAAATGTCTATAAATGTAAAATTACATGATGAACGCTTAAGTACAGTAGAAGCAAAATCTATATTGTTTCAAAAAGGAGGTTTTAAATCATTGACTAAAAATAACATAGATTCTTTTTCTGCCGTATTAATACTAGAAAGTTGGTTTTTAAATAAAAATAAATTATAAAAATTTTTTTATAATTATATAAAAAATATTATTTAATAATAAAAATAAATTCATTAAATTAATACAGAAAAATAATATAAATAAATTAAATAGTAACAATCTAAATTGTAAATAAATAAATAAAAAAAATTAAGCAATAATAAAATATATTAAATACATATCCGAAACAATGTTTAATATAAGTTGATACCATTTTAAAACGCGTATAATTTATAATTAATTTATCATAACTGTAATACCATCAACTATTATTATTAATTATTATTAATAAATATTGATTTTAAAAAAAAAGTATAATATTATGAAAACTTTACCTCCTTTAAGCTTATATATTCATATTCCTTGGTGTACACAAAAATGTCCATTTTGTGATTTTAATTCCTGTATAAAAAAAAAAGAAATTGAAGAAAAAAAATATATTAATCATCTTATATTAGATTTAAAACAAGATATTCATCTGACGACTAATAGAACTATTAATACAATATTTATTGGAGGAGGAACACCTAGTTTATTTAACTATAAATCTATCAATTTTTTACTTCAAGAAATTAAAAAAAATGTACCAATTGTTCCATTAGCAGAAATATCAATAGAAATGAACCCTTCTACAGCTACATATCAAAAATTTTTAAACTTTCAAAAAATAGGAATTAATCGATTTTCTATAGGTGTACAAACATTTAATAAAAAATTATTAAATATATTACAAAGACAAGACGAACAAATTAGTATTAAAGAAATGAAAAACATA carries:
- the ruvX gene encoding Holliday junction resolvase RuvX codes for the protein MIILSFDFGTTNIGVAVGQELTHTANALTSIRSKNGVPNWYQIKKIIKQWKPKYIIVGLPLNIDGTNQNITIKARKFAKSLQKMSINVKLHDERLSTVEAKSILFQKGGFKSLTKNNIDSFSAVLILESWFLNKNKL